atgtgtgtgtgtgtgtgatatgagtGAGCAAGacagagaggtgaagagagagaggggggggggtcaggagtGGTTAAATGAATCTACTATAAACTACACTATCaatcattatgtggtgatcagtgttgatactGTGgccaaaaaacaatcaaagcatGGACACTGAAAAGAGTATAAACGTGTTTATTGTGAAAGTGCCAGGGGCTCAGACCTCAGCTGAGTGGACGGCCTTTCAGATGTGGCCCAGGATGCATTTGCGTTCACAGAGCCAAATAATGTGGCCACATGTTTCCCAGACCACCTCGTAATGTGGTTTTGTGTGATTGAATCTCAGGACACATTGAAGACGCATTTGGgtgcgttgtgtgtttgtgtgtgctcatCCGGgcggatgttaataccagatTTGAACGAGGTCCCAGTGACGCTTAACTGAATAATGATCCTCAGCTCCTAATTTATTACCCATGGGGgggaaggaaacaggaaacattgcagattctctctctctctctctctctctctctctctctctctctctctctctctacatctTTCAGTGCAACAATGCAACTAATACCATTGAATCCAGTTCAGTCTGACACTGGGGTTTTCAGCAGCGTCCTTTTCTGGCACTGCTGAAGGAAAAAGGTCTTTCAGAGGAAGCTTCCagtaaacagcagagaggaggactgAACCAGTGGCAGcatgaagacaaacacagacacagaaagaaagaggccAAGTGGGACTTTAGAAAACAAGTCAAGGAGAGAAGTTAAATCAGAATCATGTcataagaaaataaaggaaGACAGTTAAATAGATGCTACTGGATGACTGTGGGAAGATGCTGCTGCGTTAGAAAGAACCCCCCTGCGAGGAGCTGGGAGTGACAGTGAAGCTGACATCTATGGAATGATAACAACGCAGTTAGCTAGCTTAGCTGCCTGTTAGCTTGAGCTACAGAGCAAATACTGAGGCTCGCCCACTCCAACCCTCTGCCACACCAGAGTGATAAAAGCGAACCTTTGCTAATGTAGCTAACTAACAACTCACGCTGAGCTGTTTCAGACAGGCCGCCTGGTTCACTGTCAAGCTAGCTACCCGGCCAAGCTAAGCTAAGGATGCTAACGTGGCTAGTTACCTGCTGCTTTCCTACAAGATCCGAAGCTCGGTGTTGGACACAGGGACTCTGGTGTTAGTCCGGTGAGGCTCCGCGGCGTCAAAGCGTCTTTTACAAGTTGATCTCATTCATTTCACGCGCTGTCCGGACGACGAGGCTGGATTATCACCATGGATGCTAGCGCTTGGCTTATCCCTCTCTCTGGCTCAGCCTGGATCAGCTGACCGGCAaccacacacagctggaggaggagagggatccAGATGTTTGACAGCGTGGGGAATTATTAggattattatgatgatgatgattattatttgcCAAAATAATGTTCATCAAACCATTTTTAAGCTTCACCGCAACCAATTACAAGATCAACTCAAGTCGTCTAATATAAGATAATGTTAGTATATCACTCTCAGGGAAACGTCTTTTtctgtataaatacttttactTGTGTCAAAATTGGacaattgatttaatttaatgtattttcacCCATACAATAAAATGTGGAAACAACTGAACTGGTAGTTTATGATTAAAAAACGACACAAACCTTACGGAGAGCAATACATGATTACCTCAGATCCAAATCcatatgcatttatttttgtttttctttctaaataTACAGATAGGAGTCATTTGGGACTACAAAACAATCTAGTCAATAACTTTGAACCTTTGAGTCCATTATTTGCTCCTAACCCTTTTTTACgtatttcttatatatttatatcgcTTTGTCTAAACGTCTGTGCTCTATACAAGTGTtttgtatatataaaatgtCGGCAAAAGGACCAAACAACTAAAATTTCTCTAACCTTGAACCCTTGAAACTGTTGTTTTGTAAGCGTCATCCTTCACACTGGGGTTTTGGTCCCTCTCTGTCGTCAATATGTGTAAACCCTTATTCAATGAAGTCGCTgcagtatttttgttttatttgcaacTGCTTACTTTGGTGCTAACAACTGATACTCTGTTGTCATGACAGCAAGGGCTCTGTCTGGTGCTGCCTCATGGGAAagtccttcaaaataaaagtacagcATTTAAGAGCATGACTTTTCccccaaaacattttttttctttcacacagaCAACTCAAAGGGGCCCCTGCGACCAACTCTTGGGTTTGCGACCCACCaattgagaaccactggtccaAAGCAACATCCACTCTTGGTCTGTAGGGGGCAGCATTGAGGTCTATAGGCCACTGCATTCCGGAaactctgaagaagaagaagaagaacgcaACAGCccgaagaaggaaagaagaacaACGTGACAAGTCGGTAAGACCCGGGTCTGTGTGTATCACGCTGTTCACCAGCTACTTGTTGTATTTCTAGACTTCTCATATAAACCGGGGATAGGGTTAGTAACAGCAGGAAGTTGAAAGCAGACCAGTGTCGGTTGTTGTTTGTACAGATCCCCTCACTGTCCTCACACAGAGATGCAGGGAGCGGAGCAGCCTCATCCTCTGTTTGGAGGAGCACTGTCAGCAGTCATCCCCCACACCGCCACAGACATCAGCGAGCTGAGGGAGATCCCGGACAACCAGGAGGTGTTCGCCCACACTCACACCGACCAGAGCCTCATCGTGGAGCTGGTGGAGTACCAGGCCCAGGTGGCAGACCAGGACTCCGCCAGGTATCACTTTGAGGACATCGCAGGCAGCAACAAAGCTCTGGAGGCGGGGGCCTGTGCGGTGATCAGTGTTGTGGCTCTGCCCAAATCGGACCTGTCCCTGTCCCAGTGCAGCTCAGCCTGGATGCTGACGGGGACGCAGAGTGTGTCCAAGTTCAACGAGGAGGCGAGGAACGCGGTGACCCTCCACCTGGGTGTGTTCCGCCTGCCTCAGTTCTCCACAGACGTCCTGATCACCTTCAATGACCCGCAGAGCATCAGCCCTGACAGCACTAGTGCAGCAGCtctggagacacacaaactgccGTGGAGCCTGCAGGACTTTCAGCGCTTGTTGCAGACTCTGACTCTGCACAACCCCGGGCTGTTTGAATAGAACCACTGGCATCCTCACCTGATTACATTCATTCTATCTCTGTGACACTAGTGTGCTACATTCAAACCCACCAGGACTGTGCTTATCCTGAGGCCCCATGATAAACAGACCTGTGGGATGCTCTTGAGTCTCAGCCCAGAAGACTTGCAAGCAGTTTTTCCGAATACACATTCTGTTCCACCTCTGACTTTGTCGTACATTGAAAatgaactgaaaaaaacaaatgatcacACAACGTGAAGTTATGTCTATCATAATACAtttaagaagaaaagaaaaagactaTTCCATTATTTTTGGATGGCCTGAGTAAGGCTTATTCATAATTTGAATGAGTTTAACCTGCAGATAAGATTTCAGACAAATATCAGACATGCAGATTCTCCACTTTTGTTTCCCAAGACTTGAGATAAGATGATATGACCTTTATTGATCCTCCGTAGAGGAAATTCACAATCGACGCAGCAGTAAATgtagtaaaatattaaaatgaatacaaatttgTTCTCCTAAATGTGCAAAACAAAGATTGGGATCCTTTTTGTGAAATTTGTCCATTTCTTTATAATATATGATCCGATATGTGCAGCACAAAAATTCTGCCGCCATCCTCGGGTGTTTTCATGCTTACAGAGGTATGCTTGCAGTTATATTGGAGGTAATATTGAGGGATCACCAGTGTCCTCGGTGGGACCTGGGTTTTGGTCGTTAAACAGTGAAAATTGAGAGGACAGGTCATAGCAGAAATATGTGTAATGTCAACGGTTTCCATCATTTACTGCAGTGGCCTCATGGTGGAGTAATCCATTAGCCAGAACCCTGGAATGAAAAGACTTAATTTAAGGGTTAGCTTggtgaagtaaaaaaataaaaatcataaaatggCCTTTATTAATCGTTGCTTTGAAATCAAAACCAGCCCTCTGAACTTTTGAAGTCCAAAGTCATGCTAAATTTAAAAGAAGTCATTTCGCTCTGCCATTTGATTTCTAAATGATTTTAACTTCAGTCTGCTGTTAAACCAAACTCATCTCTGCAGGCGTTGGCATCCAGTCAGAGCTGTGTAACATATAAGAGGAAGCACAGCCTGTCTCCTGAAAGCCACATCaaaccctcctcatcctccggAGCAATCACGTCAGGTTAACATCTCATAAATTCAGGCATCCCAGTGCAGCACATTCCTTCGTTCACCACAACATTCACTGTGTCACAACAGCAGAGTCTCCCTCTGTCTACTTTGGATAATTTGCTGCTGTTGGTTCTGGTTGTAATTAAGTCTCCAAACATCCTGTCTTTTCAAACCTGACGAGGGTTTGGGAAAATTGACTTGCAGCTCACAGGAGGAAACAATTCCCCTAACATTATAAAACTATTTCCAGGTCCTGAAAAAGCCCCTATGGGATACTCCTAGTGGAGCGGTCTCAAACTGTTTACATCATGATATTTCTCTCATGAACATGTTTATACAGAGTGATGAACAGTTTAACGAAAGAATGACCGTTTCTGTTGTTTCATTTGAAAGTTGGGGGAAAAAATATTGTGGAAGACATTCCATACAGAGACACGGGACATTAACTGGGCAGTTATGTGGTTTCAGTGGCAGAGCTCATGTTCTTTTAAGCTGAAAAATATCTTGTATAAATATTTACTAGAAACTCTGTTGGCTTAAGAGGCAAAATGTGTATCCTGTTTTGG
The nucleotide sequence above comes from Platichthys flesus chromosome 9, fPlaFle2.1, whole genome shotgun sequence. Encoded proteins:
- the rangrf gene encoding ran guanine nucleotide release factor; protein product: MQGAEQPHPLFGGALSAVIPHTATDISELREIPDNQEVFAHTHTDQSLIVELVEYQAQVADQDSARYHFEDIAGSNKALEAGACAVISVVALPKSDLSLSQCSSAWMLTGTQSVSKFNEEARNAVTLHLGVFRLPQFSTDVLITFNDPQSISPDSTSAAALETHKLPWSLQDFQRLLQTLTLHNPGLFE